In Mucilaginibacter celer, one DNA window encodes the following:
- a CDS encoding transglutaminase-like domain-containing protein, giving the protein MINPNEVNSLIRLLDDPDGEIFEHVYSKLLSYGAEAISYLESAFEQAFDPILQERIANLVHEIQFGNLKNDLKLWNQSGAFDLLQGILIINRYQYPDLDEQKVINQIEAIKRDIWVQMMNEASPKEQIKLINHVFYNIYGFSGNTANHLDPQNSYLSQVLETKKGNQISLAIIYSIVAQKLDIPVYGVNLPQHFILAYLDESRQSEFESGILFYINAFNKGFLFGRRDVDMFLKQLNLKFDKQFYEPCSNTDIIKRVIRNLISAYENLGSVDKVRELNELLGIMESNKSTI; this is encoded by the coding sequence ATGATTAATCCCAACGAAGTAAATTCACTGATCCGCCTGCTTGACGATCCGGACGGCGAAATTTTTGAACATGTGTACAGCAAGCTCCTCTCCTACGGCGCTGAAGCGATAAGCTATCTCGAATCGGCTTTTGAGCAGGCTTTCGATCCCATATTGCAGGAACGCATTGCCAACCTGGTTCACGAGATCCAGTTCGGCAATCTTAAAAACGATCTGAAACTATGGAACCAAAGCGGGGCTTTTGATCTGCTGCAGGGCATCCTCATCATCAACCGCTATCAATACCCCGATCTGGACGAGCAAAAGGTGATTAACCAGATTGAAGCCATAAAACGCGATATCTGGGTGCAGATGATGAACGAAGCAAGCCCCAAAGAACAGATCAAACTCATTAACCACGTTTTTTATAATATTTATGGTTTCAGCGGCAATACCGCCAACCACCTCGATCCGCAAAACAGTTACCTGAGCCAGGTGCTCGAAACCAAAAAGGGCAACCAGATTTCGCTCGCCATCATTTACTCTATTGTGGCCCAAAAGCTGGATATCCCGGTTTATGGTGTAAACCTGCCCCAGCACTTTATCCTTGCCTATCTTGACGAAAGCCGGCAAAGCGAGTTTGAAAGCGGCATCCTGTTTTATATTAACGCCTTTAACAAAGGTTTTTTATTTGGCAGGCGCGATGTTGATATGTTCCTGAAACAGCTTAACCTGAAGTTTGATAAACAATTTTATGAGCCCTGCTCCAATACCGATATCATTAAGCGAGTAATCCGCAACCTCATCAGCGCTTATGAAAACCTGGGCTCGGTAGATAAGGTTAGGGAGTTGAATGAGCTGCTTGGAATAATGGAAAGTAATAAAAGCACGATTTAG